A genomic segment from Gossypium hirsutum isolate 1008001.06 chromosome D04, Gossypium_hirsutum_v2.1, whole genome shotgun sequence encodes:
- the LOC107898286 gene encoding uncharacterized protein: MNYEVAGKKRLLDFTKLEEIRRNAYENAVIYKEKTKQWLDKIIIQRQFIAGQQVLLFNSRIKLHPGKLRSRYSGPFEVLYVFPHGAVTIRDLSDGHQFKVNGQRLKHYFGNSDQK; this comes from the coding sequence atgaaCTATGAAGTGGCTGGAAAGAAAAGACTGTTGGATTTCACTAAACTAGAGGAGATTAGGAGAAATGCCTATGAAAATGCTGTGATttataaggaaaagaccaaacaATGGCTTGACAAGATTATTATACAGCGACAATTTATCGCgggtcaacaagttttattattcaattctcgaATTAAATTGCACCCAGGTAAATTGCGTTCACGTTATTCTGGACCTTTTGAAGTTCTCTAcgtatttcctcatggtgcagtCACAATTCGAGATTTAAGTGATGGACACcagttcaaagtaaatggacagagACTGAAACACTATTTTGGCAACAGTGATCAAAAGTag